In the Vanessa cardui chromosome 10, ilVanCard2.1, whole genome shotgun sequence genome, one interval contains:
- the LOC124533039 gene encoding uncharacterized protein LOC124533039 isoform X2: protein MIYIEYCRIYLLLMEDMFINFDVYYILQTVSLKLREWVDKSNFGAARHLSLTHFRDLTRAYVSVCEAVKGLSDTRGGITLISFSANSLLMTMAFFNIIDYSNLISGGKYHALAVFVQVFWCVYHLSTAVLFIEPWHQISAEVKEIRILLTKLTFNMTPVGMSIPLELDLMFKQLHLNQPTMSPLGLVTFQRSLLTATISFITTYFVIMVQYVQNRWEK, encoded by the exons atgatttatattgagTACTGCAGAATTTATCTACTGTTAATGGaggatatgtttataaattttgacgtatattatatactgcAGACAGTGAGTCTGAAGCTCAGAGAATGGGTAGACAAGTCAAATTTTG ggGCGGCGCGCCATTTGTCACTGACACATTTCCGGGACCTAACGAGGGCTTATGTGTCTGTTTGCGAAGCGGTGAAGGGACTGAGCGATACCCGGGGGGGCATCACGCTTATTTCATTTTCAGCAAACTCTCTGCTTATGACGATGGCTTTCTTCAATATCATAGACTACTCAAATTTGATTT CTGGAGGAAAGTATCACGCTTTGGCTGTATTCGTTCAGGTGTTCTGGTGTGTTTATCATTTGTCTACGGCTGTTTTATTCATTGAACCGTGGCATCAAATAAGTGCGGAG gtcAAAGAGATCCGAATACTTTTGACTAAGCTGACTTTTAATATGACGCCAGTTGGAATGTCGATCCCGTTAGAACTTGACCTGATGTTCAAACAACTTCATCTCAACCAGCCAACGATGTCTCCGCTGGGCCTGGTCACCTTTCAGAGATCACTTCTCACTGCG ACGATAAGCTTCATAACTACATACTTTGTTATAATGGTACAGTATGTGCAAAACAGATGGGAGAAGTGA